One genomic region from Peromyscus eremicus chromosome 20, PerEre_H2_v1, whole genome shotgun sequence encodes:
- the Kcnv1 gene encoding potassium voltage-gated channel subfamily V member 1, which produces MDLSPRRRPLLDSSSLDSGSLTSLDSSVFCSEGEGEPLALGDCLTVNVGGSRFVLSQQALSCFPHTRLGKLAVVVASYRRLGALAAAPSPLELCDDANPVDNEYFFDRSSQAFRYVLHYYRTGRLHVMEQLCALSFLQEIQYWGIDELSIDSCCRDRYFRRKELSETLDFKKDTDDQESQHESEQDFSQGPCPTVRQKLWDILEKPGSSTAARIFGVISIIFVAVSIVNMALMSAELSWLNLQLLEILEYVCISWFTGEFILRFLCVKDRCRFLRKVPNIIDLLAILPFYITLLVESLSGSHTTQELENVGRLVQVLRLLRALRMLKLGRHSTGLRSLGMTITQCYEEVGLLLLFLSVGISIFSTIEYFAEQSIPDTTFTSVPCAWWWATTSMTTVGYGDIRPDTTTGKIVAFMCILSGILVLALPIAIINDRFSACYFTLKLKEAAVRQREALKKLTKNIATDSYISVNLRDVYARSIMEMLRLKGRERASTRSSGGDDFWF; this is translated from the exons ATGGATCTGTCACCCCGCCGCCGGCCGCTGCTGGACTCGTCGTCGCTGGACAGCGGCTCGCTGACCTCGCTGGACTCCAGCGTCTTCTGCAGCGAGGGCGAAGGGGAACCCTTGGCTCTGGGGGACTGCCTCACGGTCAACGTGGGCGGCAGCCGCTTCGTGCTCTCGCAGCAGGCTCTGTCCTGCTTCCCGCACACGCGCCTGGGCAAGCTGGCCGTGGTGGTGGCCTCCTATCGCCGCCTAGGAGCCCTGGCTGCCGCTCCCAGTCCCCTGGAGCTTTGTGATGATGCCAATCCGGTGGACAACGAGTACTTCTTCGACCGCAGCTCCCAGGCGTTCCGCTATGTCCTGCACTACTACCGCACCGGCCGCCTGCACGTCATGGAACAGCTGTGCGCTCTCTCCTTTCTTCAGGAGATCCAGTATTGGGGCATCGACGAACTCAGCATTGACTCCTGCTGCAGGGACAG ATACTTCAGAAGAAAGGAGCTGAGTGAAACACTTGACTTTAAGAAGGACACCGATGACCAGGAAAGTCAACATGAGAGTGAACAGGACTTCTCACAAGGACCTTGTCCCACTGTCCGCCAAAAGCTCTGGGATATCCTGGAGAAACCTGGGTCTTCCACAGCAGCCAGGATCTTTGGAGTAATCTCCATCATTTTTGTGGCAGTGTCCATCGTCAACATGGCCCTGATGTCAGCTGAGTTAAGCTGGCTCAACCTACAGCTGCTGGAGATCTTGGAATATGTGTGCATCAGCTGGTTCACTGGGGAGTTCATCCTGCGCTTCCTGTGTGTGAAGGACAGGTGCCGCTTCCTGAGGAAGGTGCCCAACATAATAGACCTCCTTGCCATCTTGCCCTTCTACATAACTCTTCTGGTGGAAAGTCTGAGTGGCAGCCACACCACACAGGAGCTAGAAAATGTGGGGCGCTTGGTCCAGGTTTTGAGGCTCCTCAGGGCTCTTCGCATGCTAAAACTGGGAAGGCATTCTACAG GATTGCGCTCTCTCGGGATGACAATCACCCAGTGCTATGAAGAAGTTGGCCTCCTGCTCCTGTTTCTATCTGTGGGAATTTCTATATTTTCAACAATAGAATACTTTGCAGAGCAAAGCATTCCTGACACAACCTTCACAAGTGTTCCTTGTGCATGGTGGTGGGCCACCACATCCATGACTACAGTAGGATATGGGGACATTAGACCAGACACCACTACAGGCAAAATTGTGGCCTTCATGTGTATTCTATCAGGAATCCTTGTCTTGGCCTTGCCTATTGCCATTATTAATGATCGCTTCTCTGCTTGCTACTTCACTTTGAAACTCAAGGAAGCAGCCGTGAGACAACGGGAAGCTCTCAAGAAGCTTACCAAGAATATAGCCACTGACTCATATATCAGTGTTAACCTGAGAGATGTCTATGCCCGGAGCATCATGGAGATGCTTCGATTAAAGGGCAGGGAAAGAGCAAGTACTAGAAGCAGTGGTGGAGATGATTTCTGGTTTTAA